One segment of Pseudomonas asgharzadehiana DNA contains the following:
- a CDS encoding CynX/NimT family MFS transporter yields MNLEPQRNTELLIDAEADDDVVQQTPPTVSRPWLLLLGLVLVALNLRPALSSLAPLLSEVSSSLGLSAAKAGLLTTLPVLCLGLFAPTAPILARRFGAERVVLGILLTLAAGIILRSVLGEAGLFLGSLIAGASIGIIGVLLPGIVKRDFARQAGAMTGVYTMALCLGAALAAGAAVPLSDYFGDSWAIGLGFWMVPALVAALCWLPQVGQRHGAHRVAYRVKGLLRDPLAWQVTLYMGLQSSLAYIVFGWLPSMLIGRGLSATEAGLALSGSIIVQLFSSLAAPWLATRGKDQRLAIVIVMLLTLGGLFGCLYAPLDGLWAWAIVLGLGQGGTFSLALTLIVLRSRDAHVAANLSSMAQGIGYTLASMGPLAVGLVHDWTGGWGATGWIFAVIGVAAMVAGVGAGRARYVGVSSEKV; encoded by the coding sequence ATGAACCTTGAACCGCAACGCAACACCGAACTGCTGATCGACGCCGAAGCCGACGACGACGTGGTGCAACAGACGCCGCCAACCGTAAGCCGCCCCTGGTTGCTGCTACTGGGCCTGGTGCTGGTGGCGCTGAACCTGCGCCCGGCGTTGTCGAGTCTGGCGCCCTTGCTCAGTGAAGTCTCCAGCAGCCTGGGGTTGTCGGCCGCCAAGGCTGGGCTGCTGACCACGTTGCCGGTGCTGTGCCTGGGCTTGTTCGCGCCCACCGCACCGATCCTGGCGCGGCGCTTTGGGGCTGAGCGGGTGGTGTTGGGCATCCTGCTGACCCTGGCCGCCGGGATCATCCTGCGCAGTGTGCTGGGTGAAGCGGGGTTGTTTCTCGGCAGCCTGATCGCCGGTGCGAGCATCGGCATTATCGGGGTGTTGCTGCCGGGCATCGTCAAGCGGGATTTCGCCAGGCAGGCGGGCGCCATGACCGGCGTCTACACCATGGCGTTGTGCCTGGGGGCTGCGCTGGCGGCGGGGGCTGCGGTGCCACTCAGTGATTACTTCGGCGATAGCTGGGCGATAGGCCTGGGGTTCTGGATGGTGCCGGCGCTGGTCGCGGCGTTGTGCTGGCTGCCGCAGGTCGGGCAACGACACGGCGCGCACCGTGTTGCTTATCGCGTGAAGGGGTTATTGCGCGATCCGTTGGCGTGGCAGGTCACGCTTTATATGGGCCTGCAATCGTCCTTGGCCTACATCGTGTTCGGCTGGCTGCCGTCGATGCTGATCGGCCGTGGCCTGAGCGCCACCGAAGCGGGGCTGGCGCTGTCCGGTTCCATCATCGTGCAATTGTTCAGTTCCCTGGCGGCACCGTGGCTGGCCACGCGGGGTAAAGACCAGCGTTTGGCCATCGTGATCGTGATGTTGCTGACGCTGGGCGGCCTGTTCGGTTGCCTGTATGCACCCCTCGACGGCTTGTGGGCCTGGGCGATTGTGCTCGGCCTGGGGCAGGGCGGTACTTTCAGCCTGGCGCTGACCCTGATCGTACTGCGCTCGCGCGACGCCCATGTGGCCGCGAACCTGTCGAGCATGGCCCAGGGCATCGGATACACCCTGGCCTCCATGGGGCCGCTGGCCGTGGGCCTGGTGCACGATTGGACCGGTGGGTGGGGCGCGACGGGCTGGATTTTCGCAGTGATCGGCGTGGCGGCCATGGTCGCCGGGGTTGGCGCGGGCCGTGCGCGGTACGTAGGCGTGAGCAGCGAAAAAGTCTAG
- a CDS encoding nuclear transport factor 2 family protein has protein sequence MSDAHNALITQFYTAFQRLDADAMAACYTEDVVFSDPAFGELRGRDVGDMWRMLTTRAKDFSLTFDNVRSDDRSGGAHWVATYLFSATGNTVVNDIQARFVLRDGKICEHHDSFDLWRWSRQALGTKGLLLGWTPLVKNAVRAQANKGLKAFQASR, from the coding sequence ATGAGCGATGCCCATAACGCCCTGATCACCCAGTTCTACACGGCCTTCCAGCGCCTGGACGCCGACGCGATGGCCGCCTGCTACACCGAGGATGTGGTGTTCAGCGACCCGGCCTTCGGTGAGTTGCGCGGGCGCGATGTCGGCGATATGTGGCGCATGCTGACCACGCGTGCCAAGGACTTCTCCCTGACGTTCGACAACGTGCGCAGCGATGATCGCAGCGGCGGTGCGCATTGGGTGGCTACGTACTTGTTCAGTGCCACCGGCAACACCGTGGTCAATGATATTCAGGCGCGGTTTGTGTTGCGCGACGGCAAGATCTGCGAGCACCACGACAGCTTCGACCTGTGGCGCTGGTCGCGCCAGGCATTGGGCACCAAAGGCTTGCTGCTGGGCTGGACACCGCTGGTGAAAAACGCCGTGCGCGCCCAGGCGAACAAAGGCTTGAAGGCATTTCAGGCGAGTCGTTGA
- a CDS encoding GIY-YIG nuclease family protein: MTDPVEPKPWFVYLVRAANGALYCGISNDPVRRFASHQSGKGARFFLSSPAVALVYTEQCASKGEALRQERLIKKLKKSAKECLAASGSLI; encoded by the coding sequence GTGACTGATCCTGTCGAACCCAAACCCTGGTTTGTGTACCTGGTGCGCGCCGCCAATGGCGCGCTGTATTGTGGCATCAGCAATGACCCGGTACGCCGCTTTGCCTCGCACCAGAGCGGCAAGGGCGCGCGGTTTTTCCTCTCCAGCCCGGCGGTGGCGTTGGTCTATACCGAGCAGTGCGCAAGCAAAGGCGAGGCGCTGCGCCAGGAGCGGTTGATCAAGAAATTGAAGAAGAGCGCCAAGGAGTGTCTGGCGGCCAGTGGTTCATTGATCTGA
- a CDS encoding glutathione S-transferase family protein: MSELILHHYPTSPFAEKARLLLGFKGLSWHSVHISPVMPKPDLTALTGGYRKTPVLQVGADIYCDTALIARRLEQEKSAPALFPLGQEMITQTFATWADSVVFAHAVSLVFQPESVAVRFGKLPPEAIKAFLADRAALFSGGTASKLPAELAKHQWPAIMARLEQQLQREPGDFLFGEPCIADFALAHPLWFLKATPVTAPLVDAYPAVSAWLGRVLGFGHGTASQMSAEQALDVARNATPAPLPAEVFEDLNGFQPGQQVSISAIDYGVDPVAGELLFAGREELILRRTDARAGTVHVHFPRFGFRIQAH, from the coding sequence ATGTCTGAGCTAATCCTGCACCACTACCCCACGTCCCCCTTCGCGGAAAAAGCGCGGCTGCTGCTGGGCTTCAAAGGCCTGTCCTGGCACTCGGTGCATATCTCGCCGGTGATGCCAAAGCCGGACCTGACTGCCCTCACCGGCGGCTACCGCAAGACCCCGGTGCTGCAAGTGGGTGCCGATATCTATTGCGACACCGCCCTGATCGCCCGCCGTCTGGAGCAGGAAAAATCCGCGCCGGCGTTGTTCCCGCTGGGCCAGGAGATGATCACCCAAACCTTCGCCACCTGGGCCGACAGTGTGGTGTTTGCCCACGCCGTGAGCCTGGTGTTCCAGCCTGAGTCGGTGGCGGTGCGTTTCGGCAAGTTGCCGCCGGAAGCGATCAAGGCGTTCCTCGCGGACCGCGCCGCGCTGTTCAGCGGCGGCACGGCCAGCAAGCTGCCGGCGGAACTGGCCAAGCACCAATGGCCGGCGATCATGGCGCGCCTGGAGCAGCAATTACAGCGTGAACCGGGGGACTTTCTGTTTGGCGAGCCGTGCATTGCCGACTTTGCCCTGGCCCATCCGTTGTGGTTCCTCAAGGCGACGCCCGTGACCGCGCCGTTGGTGGATGCGTATCCGGCCGTGTCGGCGTGGTTGGGCCGCGTGCTCGGTTTTGGTCACGGCACCGCCAGCCAGATGAGCGCCGAGCAAGCATTGGACGTTGCGCGCAACGCCACACCGGCGCCGTTGCCCGCGGAAGTGTTCGAGGACTTGAATGGCTTCCAGCCCGGTCAGCAGGTGAGCATTAGCGCCATCGATTACGGGGTCGACCCGGTCGCCGGCGAATTGCTCTTTGCCGGGCGCGAAGAGCTGATCCTGCGCCGCACCGACGCGCGAGCGGGCACCGTGCATGTGCATTTTCCGCGCTTCGGTTTCCGCATCCAGGCGCACTGA
- a CDS encoding TonB-dependent siderophore receptor: MKSMAGGLVKQWLGASVLVVSGLALLPLCVAQAQEQQSAQFNFALAAKPLPQALSDFSRVTGISVIYTDEAPYGLNAPAVSGQMSATAALQRLLGDSGFTFRQIDARTLALEPLPTDGALNLGATTISGVGQTQDSTSYQPPPTSSVMRSHALLLETPQTVNVVPAQVLRDQTPRNLDDALGNISGITQANTLASTQDAVMLRGFGDNRNGSIMRDGMPIVQGRALNATAERVEVLKGPSSLLYGIQDPGGVVNIVSKKPELSPSTSLTVRGSTFGDGKNGSGGGLDTTGPIGDSGLAYRLIVDHEDEDYWRNFGTHRETLVAPSLAWYGDSTKLLFAYEHREFLSPFDRGTAIDKSNHPLDIPSTRRLDEPFNNMQGRSDLYRFEADHDVNDDWKAHFGYSWNRETYDASQVRVSAVNDNGTLTRKMDGTQGAITTDRFATASLEGKVNALGMQHDVVFGLDDEYRKIYRADLIRQASRTTFNYNNPVYGNEVAGSTVSATDSAQTDLLRSDSVFFQDAIHLNERWIFVAGARYQMYDQYAGKGVPFKANTNGNGQAWVPRAGLVYRYTDELSFYGSYTESFKPNSTIAALADNSTLTGDLTPEESKSWELGAKLDIPGRITASAALFNIDKRNVLVSVGSNANTVYSIAGQVRSRGLELDASGQLTDQWSVIGSYAFTDAEDVKDKDPTLQGNRLQNVARHTGSLSAVYDFGNVFGGDQLRVGAGARYVGERAGDAANDFNLPGYTVADAFATYDTKIEGQKVKFQLNVKNLFDRTYYTSAASRFFVSMGDARQVSVSSTLQF; this comes from the coding sequence ATGAAGTCGATGGCGGGCGGTTTGGTTAAACAGTGGCTGGGAGCCTCGGTATTGGTGGTGTCGGGGCTAGCGTTGCTGCCGTTGTGCGTGGCACAGGCGCAAGAGCAGCAAAGTGCCCAGTTCAATTTTGCCCTGGCCGCCAAGCCGCTGCCCCAGGCCCTGAGCGACTTCAGCCGGGTGACCGGCATCAGCGTGATCTACACCGACGAAGCGCCCTACGGCCTCAACGCCCCGGCGGTCAGCGGGCAGATGAGCGCCACGGCGGCCTTGCAACGCCTGCTGGGCGACTCCGGCTTCACGTTCCGCCAAATCGATGCCCGCACATTGGCCCTGGAGCCGCTACCCACCGATGGCGCGCTCAACCTCGGCGCCACCACCATCAGCGGCGTCGGCCAAACCCAGGACAGCACCAGTTACCAGCCGCCGCCCACCAGCTCGGTGATGCGCTCCCATGCGTTGCTGCTGGAAACCCCGCAAACCGTCAATGTGGTCCCGGCGCAGGTCTTGCGTGACCAGACCCCGCGCAACCTGGACGATGCCTTGGGCAATATCAGCGGCATCACCCAGGCCAACACCTTGGCCAGCACTCAGGACGCGGTGATGCTGCGCGGCTTCGGCGACAACCGTAACGGTTCGATCATGCGCGACGGCATGCCGATAGTGCAGGGGCGCGCATTGAACGCCACGGCCGAGCGCGTCGAAGTGCTCAAGGGCCCGTCCTCGTTGCTGTATGGCATCCAGGACCCGGGCGGCGTGGTGAATATCGTCAGTAAAAAGCCCGAGTTGAGCCCCTCCACGTCCCTGACCGTGCGCGGCTCCACCTTTGGCGACGGCAAGAACGGCAGCGGCGGCGGCCTCGACACCACCGGGCCGATCGGTGATTCGGGCCTGGCCTATCGCCTGATCGTCGACCACGAAGACGAAGACTACTGGCGCAACTTCGGCACCCATCGCGAAACGCTGGTTGCCCCGTCCCTGGCCTGGTACGGCGACAGCACCAAGTTGCTGTTCGCCTATGAACACCGCGAGTTTCTCTCGCCGTTCGACCGTGGCACCGCCATCGATAAGTCCAACCACCCGTTGGACATCCCGTCCACCCGGCGTCTGGATGAACCGTTCAACAACATGCAAGGCCGCTCCGACCTGTACCGCTTCGAAGCCGACCATGACGTGAACGACGACTGGAAAGCCCACTTCGGCTATAGCTGGAACCGCGAGACCTACGATGCCAGCCAAGTGCGCGTCAGTGCGGTGAATGACAACGGCACCCTGACCCGCAAAATGGACGGCACCCAGGGCGCGATCACCACCGACCGTTTCGCCACCGCGAGCCTGGAAGGCAAGGTCAACGCACTGGGCATGCAACATGACGTGGTGTTCGGCCTGGACGACGAGTACCGCAAGATCTATCGCGCCGACCTGATCCGCCAGGCCTCGCGCACCACCTTCAACTACAACAACCCGGTGTACGGCAATGAAGTGGCGGGCAGCACGGTCAGTGCCACCGACAGCGCCCAGACCGACCTGCTGCGCAGCGACTCGGTGTTTTTCCAGGACGCGATTCACCTGAACGAGCGGTGGATTTTTGTCGCCGGCGCGCGTTACCAGATGTACGACCAATACGCCGGCAAGGGCGTGCCGTTCAAGGCCAACACCAACGGCAACGGCCAGGCCTGGGTGCCGCGCGCCGGCCTGGTGTATCGCTACACCGACGAGTTGTCGTTCTACGGCAGCTACACCGAGTCGTTCAAACCCAACTCCACCATCGCCGCCCTGGCCGACAACAGCACCTTGACCGGCGACCTGACGCCCGAGGAATCCAAATCATGGGAGTTGGGCGCCAAGCTCGACATCCCTGGGCGCATCACCGCCAGTGCGGCGTTGTTCAATATCGACAAGCGCAACGTCCTGGTCTCGGTGGGCTCCAATGCCAACACGGTCTACAGCATCGCCGGCCAGGTGCGCTCCCGGGGCTTGGAACTGGACGCCAGCGGCCAGCTGACCGACCAGTGGAGCGTGATCGGCAGCTACGCCTTCACCGACGCCGAAGACGTCAAGGACAAGGACCCGACCCTGCAAGGCAACCGCCTGCAGAACGTGGCCAGGCACACCGGCTCGCTGTCGGCGGTGTATGACTTCGGCAACGTGTTCGGCGGCGATCAATTGCGAGTCGGCGCGGGTGCGCGTTATGTGGGCGAGCGCGCAGGCGATGCGGCCAACGACTTCAACTTGCCGGGCTACACCGTGGCGGATGCGTTCGCCACTTACGACACCAAAATTGAAGGGCAGAAGGTCAAGTTCCAGCTCAACGTGAAGAACCTGTTTGACCGCACCTACTACACCTCGGCGGCCAGCCGGTTCTTTGTGTCGATGGGGGATGCACGGCAGGTGTCGGTGTCGAGCACGCTGCAGTTCTAA
- the dacB gene encoding D-alanyl-D-alanine carboxypeptidase/D-alanyl-D-alanine endopeptidase, whose amino-acid sequence MHFGRWLHLLCLSLLLNGCASVSPTSTSATLDRMLADPALNGATVSLMVRDARSGATLYQYNPRTRLVPASNLKLLTTAAAMEVLGPQYRFSTQLRGNGVQQGERLTGNLYLRGLGDPTTQLADYQALAAQLASQGVRQVQGDLVFDDTWFDTERLGVDWAQDDESTYYGAQISALTVSPDTDFDAGTLIVTAKAPATAGQPVSVVLSPPTDYVQLSNRAVSGPGNTYGITRRHGTNLLQLTGALAPGEQRREWVSVWEPTQLVANLFEQALAQQGIKVLGRRVIGGATPNTATLLAEHQSAPLQALITPLLKLSNNNMSEALLKAMGRQTANAGTAQAGVAAVAAFMQRQGLDPATLSQVDGSGLSRRNLVSSQNLTDLLLATARQPWFKAWYDALPIAGNANRMSGGSLRYRLRGTPAENNLHAKTGSMAGVSSLSGYIQDADGRRLVFSMLSNNYLGDAAPIRALENRLAVALTQWRD is encoded by the coding sequence ATGCACTTTGGACGATGGCTGCACCTGCTGTGCTTGAGCTTGTTACTCAATGGTTGCGCCAGCGTTTCGCCGACCTCCACCTCGGCCACCCTCGATCGAATGCTGGCCGACCCGGCCCTCAACGGCGCCACCGTCTCCCTGATGGTGCGCGACGCCCGCAGCGGCGCCACGCTTTACCAATACAATCCGCGTACGCGGCTGGTGCCTGCCTCGAATCTCAAATTGCTGACCACCGCGGCCGCTATGGAGGTGCTGGGGCCGCAATACCGGTTTTCCACGCAGTTGCGCGGTAACGGCGTGCAGCAAGGCGAGCGCCTGACCGGCAACCTTTACCTGCGTGGCCTGGGCGACCCCACCACGCAGCTCGCCGATTACCAGGCGCTGGCCGCGCAGCTGGCGAGCCAGGGCGTGCGTCAAGTGCAGGGGGACCTGGTATTTGACGACACCTGGTTCGACACCGAACGCCTGGGTGTCGACTGGGCGCAGGACGATGAAAGCACCTACTACGGCGCGCAGATTTCGGCGCTCACGGTGTCGCCCGACACCGATTTTGATGCGGGCACCTTGATCGTCACCGCCAAGGCCCCGGCGACAGCCGGCCAGCCGGTGAGTGTGGTGCTAAGCCCGCCAACCGATTACGTACAACTGAGCAATCGCGCGGTCAGTGGCCCGGGCAATACGTACGGCATCACCCGCCGGCACGGCACCAACCTGCTGCAACTCACCGGTGCGCTGGCGCCGGGCGAGCAACGCCGAGAGTGGGTGAGCGTCTGGGAGCCGACGCAACTGGTGGCCAACCTGTTTGAACAGGCGCTGGCGCAGCAGGGCATCAAGGTGCTGGGTCGACGCGTGATCGGCGGTGCCACCCCGAACACCGCGACGCTGTTGGCAGAGCATCAGTCGGCGCCGTTGCAGGCACTGATCACGCCGCTGCTCAAGCTCTCGAACAACAACATGTCCGAAGCCTTGCTCAAGGCCATGGGGCGCCAGACGGCGAATGCGGGCACCGCCCAGGCGGGCGTGGCAGCGGTGGCGGCGTTCATGCAGCGCCAGGGCCTGGACCCGGCGACGCTGAGCCAGGTGGACGGCTCGGGCTTGTCGCGGCGCAATCTGGTGTCGTCGCAGAACTTGACCGACCTGTTGCTGGCCACGGCCAGACAGCCCTGGTTCAAGGCCTGGTACGACGCGCTGCCGATCGCCGGCAACGCAAACCGCATGAGCGGCGGCAGCCTGCGTTATCGCTTGCGCGGCACGCCCGCTGAAAACAACCTGCACGCCAAGACCGGCTCCATGGCGGGCGTCTCGTCGCTCAGTGGCTACATCCAGGATGCCGACGGGCGACGCCTGGTGTTCTCGATGCTCAGCAACAACTACCTGGGCGATGCGGCGCCGATCCGCGCCCTCGAAAACCGCCTGGCTGTGGCCCTGACCCAGTGGCGCGACTGA
- a CDS encoding IclR family transcriptional regulator, giving the protein MEKPRDTGKQKVRSAEVGTDILKALAELAPATSLSRLAEHVQMPASKVHRYLQALIASGFAEQNTATNHYGLGREALRVGLAALGSMDVLKVGALPLAELRDELNETCFLAVWGNQGATVVQIEPAVRAVTVVTQLGSVLPLLSSSTGLVFSAFLPLRETVELREREVQAGLAHALADDGAYAITCEQIRRRGLHFVHGLLMPGVDALSAPVFNAVGHVAAVMTVVGPTSLFHADEDGPAAQRLLAATRAVSWRMGYQP; this is encoded by the coding sequence ATGGAAAAGCCCCGCGACACCGGTAAACAGAAAGTCCGCTCGGCCGAAGTGGGTACCGACATTCTCAAAGCGCTGGCCGAGTTGGCGCCGGCCACCTCGCTGTCGCGCCTGGCCGAACATGTGCAAATGCCAGCGAGCAAGGTACACCGCTACCTGCAGGCCTTGATCGCCTCCGGGTTTGCCGAACAGAACACCGCCACCAACCACTATGGCCTGGGCCGCGAAGCCTTGCGCGTCGGCTTGGCCGCGCTGGGCAGCATGGACGTGTTGAAAGTCGGCGCCCTGCCCCTGGCGGAACTGCGCGACGAGTTGAATGAAACCTGCTTTCTGGCGGTATGGGGCAACCAGGGCGCAACCGTGGTGCAGATCGAACCGGCGGTGCGCGCGGTCACGGTGGTGACGCAGTTGGGCTCGGTATTGCCACTGCTCAGCTCATCCACCGGGCTGGTGTTCAGCGCCTTCCTGCCGTTGCGGGAAACCGTGGAGCTGCGCGAGCGTGAGGTGCAGGCAGGTCTTGCCCATGCGCTGGCGGACGACGGGGCCTACGCCATCACCTGCGAGCAGATCCGCCGCCGTGGCCTGCATTTTGTACACGGGTTGCTGATGCCGGGCGTGGACGCGTTGTCGGCACCGGTGTTCAACGCGGTCGGGCACGTCGCAGCGGTGATGACGGTGGTCGGCCCTACCTCGCTGTTCCACGCCGACGAAGATGGCCCGGCGGCGCAGCGCTTGCTGGCGGCGACCCGGGCCGTGAGTTGGCGCATGGGCTATCAGCCCTGA
- the hmgA gene encoding homogentisate 1,2-dioxygenase, with product MNLEYLSGFGNEFASEALPGALPVGQNSPQKAPYGLYTELFSGTAFTMARSEARRTWLYRIQPSANHPAFVKLDRQLAGGPLGAVTPNRLRWNPLDIPSEPTDFIDGLVGMVANSASEKPAGISIYHYRANRSMERVFFNADGEWLIVPEQGRLRIATELGVLEVQPLEIAVLPRGLKFRVELLDAQARGYIAENHGAPLRLPDLGPIGSNGLANPRDFLTPVAHYEDLKIPTTLVQKFLGELWACELDHSPLNVVAWHGNNVPYKYDLRRFNTIGTVSFDHPDPSIFTVLTSPTSTHGLANLDFVIFPPRWMVAENTFRPPWFHRNLMNEYMGLIQGAYDAKAEGFLPGGASLHSCMSAHGPDGETCTKAINVELAPHKIDNTMAFMFETSQVLRPTQFALDCPQLQPAYDACWAALPATFNPNRR from the coding sequence ATGAACCTCGAATACCTGTCGGGCTTCGGCAATGAATTCGCCAGCGAAGCCCTGCCCGGCGCGCTGCCGGTCGGCCAGAACTCCCCGCAAAAAGCGCCGTATGGGCTGTACACCGAACTGTTCTCCGGCACCGCGTTTACCATGGCGCGCAGCGAAGCCCGGCGTACCTGGCTCTACCGCATCCAGCCCTCGGCCAACCACCCGGCGTTCGTCAAGCTGGACCGGCAGTTGGCCGGTGGGCCGCTGGGCGCGGTGACACCCAACCGACTGCGTTGGAACCCGCTGGATATTCCGAGCGAGCCGACCGATTTTATCGACGGCCTCGTCGGCATGGTTGCCAACTCGGCGTCGGAAAAACCCGCAGGTATCAGCATTTATCACTACCGCGCCAACCGTTCGATGGAACGCGTGTTCTTCAACGCCGATGGCGAGTGGTTGATCGTTCCGGAGCAGGGCCGCCTGCGTATCGCCACCGAACTGGGGGTGCTGGAGGTGCAACCGCTGGAAATCGCCGTGCTGCCGCGCGGGCTCAAATTCCGCGTCGAACTGCTGGATGCGCAAGCACGCGGTTATATCGCCGAAAACCATGGCGCCCCGTTGCGCCTGCCGGACCTGGGCCCCATCGGCAGCAACGGCCTGGCCAACCCGCGCGACTTCCTCACCCCGGTCGCCCATTACGAAGACCTGAAGATACCCACGACGCTGGTGCAGAAGTTCCTCGGCGAGTTGTGGGCCTGCGAGCTGGATCATTCGCCACTCAACGTGGTGGCCTGGCACGGCAATAACGTGCCGTACAAATACGATCTGCGCCGCTTCAATACGATCGGTACGGTGAGTTTCGATCATCCGGACCCGTCGATCTTCACCGTACTGACGTCGCCGACCAGCACCCACGGCCTGGCCAACCTCGACTTCGTGATCTTCCCGCCACGCTGGATGGTGGCCGAGAACACCTTCCGCCCGCCGTGGTTCCACCGCAACCTGATGAACGAATACATGGGCCTGATCCAGGGCGCCTACGATGCCAAGGCCGAAGGCTTCCTGCCCGGCGGTGCGTCGCTGCACAGCTGCATGAGTGCCCATGGCCCGGACGGCGAGACCTGCACCAAAGCCATCAACGTCGAGCTGGCGCCGCACAAGATCGACAACACCATGGCCTTCATGTTCGAGACCAGCCAAGTGCTGCGTCCCACCCAGTTCGCCCTGGACTGCCCGCAACTGCAACCCGCTTACGACGCGTGCTGGGCCGCGCTGCCCGCCACCTTCAACCCGAACCGGAGATAA
- the fahA gene encoding fumarylacetoacetase → MTQQTLARSWVASANGHRDFPLQNLPLGIFSINGSAPRSGVAIGDCIFDLHAALDAFDGEARRAVEATAGGQLNAFFELGRGPRVALRERLLELLAEGSPLHAREAQVLHRAAGCQLHVPARINDYTDFYVGIEHAQNVGKLFRPDNPLLPNYKYVPIGYHGRASTIRASGAEVRRPKGQTLPAGQAEPTFGPCARLDYELELGIWIGPGNAMGDSIAIGDAAEHIAGFCLLNDWSARDIQAWEYQPLGPFLSKSFITTISPWVVTAEALEPFRKAQPARPEGDPQPLPYLLDKRDQANGALDIELEVLLTTAAMREQNLRAHRLALSNSLHMYWTVAQLVAHHSVNGCQLQAGDLFGTGTLSGPQAGQFGSLLETTEGGKKVIELPSGEVRRFLEDGDEIILRARCKREGFASIGFGECRGTVVAAR, encoded by the coding sequence ATGACTCAACAGACGCTAGCCCGCAGCTGGGTGGCTTCGGCCAACGGTCACCGTGATTTCCCGCTGCAGAACCTGCCGCTGGGTATCTTCAGTATCAACGGCTCGGCACCGCGCAGTGGCGTGGCGATTGGTGACTGCATCTTCGATCTTCACGCTGCGTTGGACGCGTTTGACGGCGAGGCCCGTCGTGCCGTTGAAGCGACCGCCGGCGGCCAGTTGAATGCCTTCTTCGAACTGGGCCGTGGCCCGCGCGTGGCTTTGCGTGAACGCCTGCTGGAACTGCTGGCCGAGGGCAGCCCATTGCACGCACGCGAGGCCCAGGTACTGCATCGCGCCGCCGGTTGCCAGCTGCATGTGCCGGCGCGGATCAACGACTACACCGATTTCTACGTGGGCATCGAACACGCGCAAAACGTCGGCAAACTGTTCCGTCCTGACAACCCGTTGCTGCCCAACTACAAGTACGTACCGATTGGCTACCACGGCCGCGCGTCGACCATTCGCGCGTCGGGTGCCGAGGTGCGTCGCCCCAAAGGCCAGACGCTGCCCGCCGGCCAGGCCGAACCGACCTTCGGCCCGTGTGCGCGTTTGGACTACGAATTGGAACTGGGGATCTGGATCGGCCCGGGCAATGCCATGGGCGATTCGATTGCCATTGGTGACGCGGCCGAGCATATCGCCGGTTTCTGCTTGCTCAACGACTGGTCGGCACGCGATATCCAGGCGTGGGAATACCAGCCGCTGGGGCCATTTTTGTCGAAAAGTTTCATCACCACCATCTCGCCCTGGGTGGTCACGGCCGAAGCGCTGGAGCCGTTCCGCAAGGCCCAGCCGGCCCGCCCCGAGGGCGACCCGCAACCGCTGCCGTACCTGCTGGACAAACGTGACCAGGCCAACGGCGCCCTGGATATCGAGTTGGAGGTGCTGCTGACCACCGCCGCCATGCGTGAACAGAACCTGCGGGCCCATCGCCTGGCCCTGAGCAACAGCCTGCATATGTACTGGACCGTGGCGCAGCTGGTGGCGCATCACAGTGTCAACGGCTGCCAGTTGCAGGCCGGTGATCTGTTCGGCACCGGCACGTTGTCCGGGCCGCAGGCGGGGCAGTTCGGCAGCCTGCTGGAGACTACCGAAGGCGGCAAGAAGGTGATCGAATTGCCGTCCGGCGAAGTGCGCAGGTTCCTCGAAGACGGCGACGAGATCATCCTGCGCGCCCGCTGCAAGCGTGAAGGCTTTGCCTCCATCGGCTTCGGCGAATGCCGGGGTACCGTGGTTGCGGCACGTTAA